A genomic stretch from Acidimicrobiia bacterium includes:
- a CDS encoding ABC transporter ATP-binding protein, producing MSRIGPAVLCEGLTVKYGSFTAVDRVTFDVQPGEVFGLLGPNGAGKTSVVRALTTILDPSAGRAEVAGIPLDRPGAVRGRIGVLPESNGYPGAETALDYLRFYGQLFGMRAAESAERGESLLRQFGLAANTNQLISTFSRGMRQRLGIARALVNDPQVLFLDEPTLGLDPAGREDVLSHLTSAVATNGAGVVLCSHHLDDVERVCDRVAILDRGSVVALGTVSDVIETAGIGSRMRIAVAPDGTGQALGRLLKLPQVARAESNLSRPGEIHVDLVEPEPHANQILSLLVGAGIEVRGVELQGARLSEAFLTLTNRELGQ from the coding sequence ATGAGCAGGATTGGCCCGGCGGTGCTCTGCGAAGGCCTGACTGTCAAATACGGCTCCTTCACTGCCGTCGACCGTGTGACCTTTGATGTTCAGCCTGGGGAGGTCTTCGGACTCCTCGGACCAAATGGAGCCGGCAAGACCTCGGTGGTGAGAGCGCTCACTACCATCCTCGACCCATCCGCCGGCCGTGCGGAGGTAGCCGGCATTCCACTCGATCGTCCGGGTGCCGTGCGAGGCCGGATCGGCGTACTACCGGAAAGCAACGGATATCCGGGTGCGGAGACGGCCCTGGACTACCTCCGTTTCTACGGGCAACTGTTCGGCATGCGTGCGGCCGAATCGGCTGAGCGCGGCGAGTCGCTTCTGCGGCAGTTCGGGCTCGCCGCAAACACGAACCAGCTGATATCAACGTTCAGTCGCGGAATGAGACAGCGGCTCGGGATTGCCCGGGCTTTGGTCAACGACCCTCAAGTGTTGTTTCTAGACGAGCCGACCCTTGGATTGGATCCGGCTGGAAGGGAGGATGTCCTCTCTCATCTCACCTCGGCCGTCGCGACCAACGGCGCAGGCGTTGTCTTGTGCAGCCACCACTTGGACGACGTCGAGAGAGTCTGCGACCGCGTCGCTATTCTCGACCGGGGCAGTGTGGTGGCTCTGGGGACCGTGTCCGACGTAATCGAGACGGCCGGGATCGGCAGCCGGATGAGGATCGCCGTGGCTCCGGACGGGACCGGGCAGGCTCTCGGCCGATTGCTGAAGCTGCCGCAGGTGGCACGAGCCGAGTCGAATCTGAGCAGGCCCGGAGAGATACACGTCGATCTGGTTGAGCCGGAGCCTCACGCCAATCAGATCCTGTCTCTCCTTGTAGGAGCCGGAATCGAGGTCCGCGGCGTGGAGTTGCAGGGGGCACGGCTCAGCGAAGCATTCCTCACGCTCACAAATAGGGAGCTCGGGCAATGA
- a CDS encoding ABC transporter permease subunit, which translates to MTVGSRPQVSWVVIAVHELRVLWLSARGLTVLFGYTLLLSIMAFVAASEAQLNLLDARESVGIVVQMAIGLGTLAALVVSADAISGERERDTLEALLVTPVSRRALVIGKMAGASSMWMAGITVALPYVIAMARGPGVAADAMFVLVVAGSLVGVSLTAVGMAISAVAMSNRVSLAAAVGLLLVFAAPSQLPAVTANGVLGSFLIAANPVSAGLKLAGLVLIDQESLASHWTLLISPAVAAIVLSFVAIRLSSRVRLGGAR; encoded by the coding sequence ATGACCGTTGGTTCCCGCCCCCAAGTTTCTTGGGTCGTCATTGCCGTCCACGAGTTGCGGGTGCTGTGGTTGAGCGCGAGGGGACTCACCGTCCTTTTTGGATACACCCTGCTCCTGTCGATCATGGCCTTCGTGGCCGCTTCCGAAGCCCAGTTGAATCTGCTCGATGCCCGGGAGTCGGTTGGAATCGTCGTCCAGATGGCCATCGGTCTCGGCACACTGGCCGCCCTGGTGGTGAGCGCCGACGCGATATCCGGAGAAAGAGAGCGCGACACTCTCGAAGCGCTGCTTGTGACACCGGTATCCCGGCGCGCTCTCGTCATCGGGAAGATGGCGGGGGCCTCATCGATGTGGATGGCCGGGATCACGGTCGCCTTGCCGTATGTGATAGCGATGGCTCGGGGCCCCGGCGTTGCCGCAGACGCAATGTTCGTACTCGTTGTCGCCGGGTCACTGGTGGGCGTTTCGCTCACGGCCGTTGGTATGGCCATAAGCGCGGTTGCGATGAGCAACCGGGTGAGCCTCGCCGCCGCCGTGGGATTGCTGCTCGTGTTCGCCGCTCCGAGTCAGTTGCCTGCGGTAACCGCCAATGGAGTGCTCGGGTCGTTTCTCATTGCCGCTAATCCAGTGAGCGCCGGCTTGAAGCTGGCGGGCCTGGTGTTGATCGACCAAGAATCGCTGGCATCTCACTGGACCTTGCTGATTTCACCGGCAGTGGCGGC